Proteins from a single region of Platichthys flesus chromosome 16, fPlaFle2.1, whole genome shotgun sequence:
- the dexi gene encoding dexamethasone-induced protein homolog has protein sequence MPHQPLRLISSNPESTSPPSRTNPNQWLPFSSMTNQIYAQLDSVESLLDDLPYMFYLGLFFVNVLILYYAFLMEYIVLNVGIVFLPEDMDQALVDLGVLSDPASVPYDTDTDLDVFEGFLE, from the coding sequence ATGCCCCATCAGCCCCTCAGACTGATTTCCAGTAACCCGGAATCCACCTCCCCTCCCAGCAGGACGAACCCAAACCAGTGGCTTCCTTTCTCTTCTATGACAAACCAAATTTACGCCCAGCTAGATTCAGTGGAATCGCTCCTGGACGATCTCCCCTATATGTTTTATCTGGGCCTGTTCTTCGTGAACGTGCTGATCCTGTACTACGCCTTCCTGATGGAGTACATCGTCCTGAACGTGGGGATAGTGTTCCTGCCCGAGGACATGGACCAGGCGCTGGTGGACCTCGGGGTGCTGTCCGACCCGGCCTCTGTCCCCTACGACACGGACACGGACCTGGACGTGTTCGAGGGCTTCCTGGAGTAA
- the ciita gene encoding MHC class II transactivator — MLEVDQDHDFGDLPEDLSEFLNDDYLLGTDVFLGDSWFNPEELTNFNEVAVPAEQPHPGGHQHGNMDQFTGIQNKRRKRQRVPRSRRCSDEKKPPSTPKRHRAAGADVEAELITAEAANPTTTPTRILHLQPRIHFITIPDSKGYQLIPNVGLSPPVIRLRLPGAAATPTYILVPSASTPCKPQLQPLSPVDAAVVPVQMSSSPPGSLSDTASRAMSPPHTSISSTKTSPSNESPPPQSPTVHDIPESVRDYIQKVKAHMGLTCPCIEEGVSLTSHYVDVKVSQRETFRLGKNSNRVLDKELIITGDTDRQNSLLGLSQIFGDSKGHSPKRYIVLLGNAGMGKTTLIRKLCLDWSRDSIPQFDFVFLLDGKKLALKNPIYSLQTLLLNLSSFATSCTNPEEVYAQILAASKRVLIVFDNFDELREYEVLLQTQEKDVITSLQKDSKAETYTVRQLFSAILQRVLLPRCTLLLSSRPRGSANQLLRRADSFLEVCGFTPTDVEAYLSQYFTDPALRASSLEYLINCSYLHLLCWNPGLCRLVCLVLEQSKTLDVLPRTLTGLCHQVLRLKMEKHGKATDSQPEVKTKTPLQSEEETQISGNNQLIVSHKNIPVRKSRARVPTCTRSSNRRARGVKKQVTEGSEVDLEEMESVGREVDRTEERELLSQLSSLAWEGVKANSSILPTKRTLAAKHKAFGLRTGLLLCLPLRKRLGVSTEEGGGGEDRKEMGGGEEQDLKTERGTTEIINSDDSDGHILLWASPFLQSYLAGVHLSLSKTVSERTFLQNLPFHSGLKGRRRPQREEFQLTQRFAVGLLFHNSAELQSLHSQTEAAFRDMVVNRQALVTKHLKGLSHGELSPAQVLEACHYVYEASFTSSGDGSRGSARLVAHLAANLPDVQSFHGVRLNPPDVFTVQNMLERGGGFCLDLGDSGIGVSGLRALVGLDNVNSYRACIADVIALWEQLERSGEEGLLRGAVSKFKIHPLKVTQLCHVEHLAQLVNIHVHRRLSSSCTDSESILADGVPAVKELHKLEFELGPDKGPLGISKLWELLPALRNLQHLDLENSKIGDEGSERLADALASLCSLEILNVSQNCIGDHGLKKLATSLGYLPNLHCLSLYSNMISDGGAESLAALLPHMASLTDLDVKYNKLTDVGAQSLGASLRNCKKIRTLRMWNQCIPYGVFERLQQQDGRILWH; from the exons ATGCTTGAAGTAGACCAGGACCACGACTTCGGAGATCTACCAG AGGATTTATCTGAATTCCTGAACGATGATTACCTGTTGG GCACGGATGTTTTCCTTGGTGATTCATGGTTTAATCCTGAGGAACTCACCAACTTCA ATGAAGTCGCTGTTCCGGCAGAGCAGCCGCACCCTGGCGGCCACCAGCATGGGAACATGGACCAATTCACCGGCATacaaaacaaaaggagaaaaagacagagag TTCCTCGGTCACGGCGGTGCTCTGATGAGAAGAAACCACCATCCACACCAAaaagacacagagcagcag GCGCCGACGTGGAGGCAGAGCTCATTACTGCAGAGGCAGCGAACCCAACCACAACTCCCACAAGAATCCTTCACCTCCAGCCCCGTATTCATTTCATCACCATCCCAGACTCTAAAGGATATCAGCTCATCCCGAACGTGGGGCTCTCCCCTCCGGTTATTAGACTCCGACTTCCGGGTGCAGCCGCTACACCCACATACATATTAG TTCCTTCCGCCTCAACACCGTGCAAACCCCAACTGCAGCCGCTCTCCCCGG TGGATGCTGCAGTAGTTCCCGTCCAAATGAGCTCTTCACCACCAGGCTCCCTGTCGGACACTGCTAGCAGAGCAATGTCTCCCCCTCATACCTCGATCTCCTCCACAA AGACTTCCCCATCCAACgaatcacctcctcctcagtctcccACTGTCCACGATATTCCAG AGAGTGTAAGAGACTACATTCAGAAAGTAAAAGCCCACATGGGTCTAACATGCCCGTGTATAGAGGAGGGTGTTAGTCTGACCTCTCATTACGTGGATGTGAAAGTGAGCCAGAGAGAAACCTTTCGCTTGGGAAAGAACTCAAACAGAGTTCTGGACAAGGAGCTCATCATCACGGGAGATACGGATCGACAAAACAGCTTGTTGGGGCTCAGTCAG ATCTTCGGAGACTCGAAAGGACATAGCCCCAAACGATACATAGTGCTGCTTGGCAATGCTGGTATGGGAAAAACCACCCTGATCCGGAAGCTGTGCCTTGACTGGTCCAGAGACAGCATCCCACAGTTTGACTTTGTCTTCTTATTAGATGGCAAAAAACTCGCTTTGAAAAACCCCATCTACAGCCTGCAGACCCTTTTATTAAACCTCTCCTCCTTTGCCACTTCTTGCACGAACCCTGAGGAAGTGTACGCTCAGATCCTTGCGGCCTCCAAGCGCGTGCTCATCGTTTTCGACAATTTTGACGAGCTGCGAGAATACGAAGTTCTACTCCAGACTCAAGAGAAGGACGTGATCACATCGCTTCAGAAAGACAGTAAAGCGGAGACCTACACTGTAAGACAGCTGTTCTCTGCCATCCTTCAGAGGGTCCTTCTTCCCAGATGCACTCTTCTGCTCAGTTCACGGCCGAGGGGCTCGGCCAACCAGCTCCTCCGTCGGGCAGACAGCTTTCTGGAGGTATGTGGCTTTACTCCCACCGATGTAGAAGCATACTTGTCCCAGTACTTCACTGACCCGGCCCTCAGAGCCTCTTCTTTGGAATACTTAATAAACTGTAGCTATCTACATCTCCTCTGCTGGAATCCCGGACTATGTCGGTTGGTGTGCCTGGTGTTGGAACAGTCCAAAACTTTGGACGTCCTACCGAGAACTCTAACCGGGCTCTGCCATCAAGTGCTACgtttgaaaatggaaaagcaCGGTAAGGCCACAGACTCGCAGCctgaagttaaaacaaaaacacccctgcaatctgaagaagaaacacaaatctCAGGTAATAATCAACTGATCGTGTCTCACAAAAACATTCCAGTCCGCAAGTCCAGAGCACGAGTTCCCACTTGTACTCGCTCAAGCAACAGAAGAGCGAGGGGGGTAAAAAAGCAAGTGACAGAGGGGAGTGAGGTGGActtggaggagatggagagtgtgGGAAGGGAGGTGGATAGaacggaggagagagagctgctgtcCCAGCTCAGCTCTCTGGCTTGGGAGGGGGTCAAAGCCAACTCGTCCATCCTTCCCACGAAGCGAACCTTAGCTGCCAAACACAAAGCCTTTGGCCTCAGGACAGgactcctcctctgccttcccCTGAGGAAGAGGCTGGGTGTCTCAACGGAagaggggggtggaggagaggacCGAAAAGaaatgggaggaggagaggaacaagacctgaagacagagagagggacaacaGAGATTATAAACAGTGATGACAGTGATGGCCACATCCTGTTGTGGGCCAGTCCCTTCCTTCAGAGCTACTTGGCAGGAgtccatctttctctttctaa GACTGTGTCAGAGCGCACCTTCCTCCAGAACCTTCCTTTCCACTCAGGACTCAAGGGACGTCGCCGCCCTCAGAGAGAGGAATTCCAGCTGACTCAGCGATTCGCAGTCGGCCTCCTCTTCCACAAcagtgcagagctgcagagcctcCACTCACAAACAGAGGCGGCCTTCAGGGATATGGTGGTCAACCGACAGGCTCTAGTGACAAAGCACCTCAAAGGCCTTTCTCACGGTGAACTGAGTCCCGCCCAGGTCCTGGAGGCGTGTCACTATGTTTACGAAGCAAGTTTCACATCATCTGGTGACGGGAGCAGAGGCAGCGCGCGACTGGTCGCTCACCTGGCAGCGAATCTCCCAGACGTCCAGTCATTTCACGGAGTTCGTCTCAACCCTCCGGACGTGTTCACTGTGCAGAACATGCTTGAACGAGGTGGAGGCTTCTGCTTGGATCTGGGGGATTCTGGGATCGGGGTTTCTGGACTGAGAGCGCTGGTGGGACTCGACAATGTCAACTCCTACAG AGCGTGCATTGCTGATGTTATTGCCCTATGGGAGCAGCTGGAGCGGAGTGGGGAGGAGGGGCTCCTGCGAGGGGCGGTGTCCAAGTTCAAGATCCATCCTCTGAAAGTCACACAGCTGTGTCATGTGGAGCACCTGGCACAGCTGGTGAACATACATGTGCACAGGAGGCTGTCGAGCAG TTGCACCGATTCAGAGTCCATCTTGGCAGACGGAGTACCAGCTGTCAAAGAGCTACACAAACTGGAGTTTGA GCTCGGCCCAGACAAAGGTCCCCTGGGTATCTCCAAGCTGTGGGAGCTCCTGCCAGCTCTACGTAACCTACAGCACTTGGA TCTGGAGAACAGTAAGATAGGGGACGAGGGATCTGAGAGGTTGGCTGATGCTTTAGCGTCACTCTGTTCCCTGGAGATACTGAA TGTGTCACAGAATTGCATTGGGGACCATGGGCTGAAGAAACTGGCAACCAGCCTCGGATATCTGCCCAACCTGCACTGTttgag TCTCTACAGTAACATGATTTCTGACGGAGGGGCGGAGAGTTTAGCAGCCCTCCTCCCACACATGGCATCTCTCACTGACCTGGA TGTGAAGTACAACAAGCTGACAGATGTGGGAGCGCAGAGCCTCGGAGCCAGTCtgagaaactgtaaaaaaataagGACTTTAAG GATGTGGAACCAGTGTATTCCATACGGAGTGTTTGAGCGCCTTCAGCAGCAAGACGGTCGCATCCTCTGGCATTGA
- the nubp1 gene encoding cytosolic Fe-S cluster assembly factor nubp1 translates to MADVPDNAPEHCPGTSSEQAGKASSCEGCPNQNLCASGATKAPDPAIAEIGLKMSTVKHKILVLSGKGGVGKSTFSAHLAHALASDSAKEVALLDVDICGPSIPRMMGLEGEQVHQSGSGWSPVYVDDNLAVMSIGFLLSSPDDAVIWRGPKKNGMIKQFLRDVDWGELDYLIVDTPPGTSDEHLSIVQYLSSTHVDGAVIITTPQEVSLQDVRKEIRFCQKVKLPIIGVVENMSGFVCPKCKNTSQIFPPTSGGAEQMCADLNLPLLGKVPLDPRIARSCDEGKSFLSEVPDSPAAKVLQSIVQSIQDYCSSHVTEEQGAT, encoded by the exons ATGGCAGACGTACCAGATAATGCTCCTGAAC aTTGCCCAGGTACATCAAGTGAGCAAGCAGGAAAGGCTTCGTCATGCGAGGGCTGCCCCAACCAGAATCTGTGCGCTTCAGGAGCCACCAAGGCCCCAGACCCCG CCATAGCAGAGATAGGATTGAAGATGTCGACGGTCAAACACAAGATCCTGGTTCTGTCGGGGAAAGGAGGAGTTGGGAAGAGCACGTTCAGCGCCCACCTGGCCCACGCTCTGGCCAGCGACAGCGCCAAGGAG GTCGCCCTGCTGGACGTAGATATCTGTGGTCCGTCCATTCCAAGGATGATGGGCTTGGAGGGAGAACAA GTTCACCAGAGCGGCTCAGGCTGGTCTCCTGTG tatGTGGACGACAACCTGGCGGTCATGTCTATCGGCTTCCTGCTCAGTAGCCCTGATGATGCTGTGATCTGGAGAGGACCCAAGAagaatg GGATGATCAAGCAGTTTTTGAGGGACGTCGACTGGGGGGAGTTGGATTACCTCATCGTGGACACACCCCCCGGCACCTCTGATGAGCACCTGTCTATAGTCCAGTACCTCAGCTCCACCCACGTCGATGGAGCCGTCATCATCACCACACCACAG GAGGTGTCGTTGCAGGATGTGCGGAAGGAGATCAGATTTTGTCAGAAGGTCAAGCTGCCCATCATCGGAGTGGTGGAGAACATGAGCGGCTTCGTCTGTCCTAAATGCAAG AACACGTCGCAAATCTTCCCCCCCACAAGTGGAGGTGCTGAGCAAATGTGTGCGGATCTAAATCTACCTCTGCTGGGAAAGGTACCTCTCGACCCGAGGATAGCGCGGAGCTGCGACGAGGGCAAATCGTTCCTCAGTGAAGTACCTGACTCTCCTGCTGCCAAAGTCTTACAGAGCATTGTGCAGA GTATCCAGGACTACTGCTCCAGTCACGTGACAGAGGAGCAGGGCGCCACCTGA